Proteins co-encoded in one Fusarium fujikuroi IMI 58289 draft genome, chromosome FFUJ_chr06 genomic window:
- a CDS encoding Transcription factor IWS1 encodes MSERDSPIGEHANEPVNDGQEQEYEDAIAAADSDRDSDALSEVDEDQFEDYDPETANIEDRPVDIDEDVARTLKATKRKRADGEAPKKPREGRRDKKRRDRDEDVDMDDAEDGGKKSRRSRRAAGDGERRQRSKPASPEPEKEENLTPAERKQRELDRMIDAAIKKPSGLKRRKKDEIDLEDEIDDLLADLKVQMEQACQADNQAREAGQPALHKLKLLPEVTAILNRNNVQHAVLDPDTNFLQHVKFFLEPLNDGSLPAYNIQRDIFNALAKMNIEKEALLSSGIGRVVVFYTRSKKPEPSIKRIATRLLGEWSRPILKRTDDYKKRQIETRDYDYESAKMAQRQKTSSQFSLSQRPAVNAKDAERERLLAPSRGNNSARMVNLPSSYTVAPQSTFMGSQNSSHRPLGAGGMEAFRKMAQKSKKRAN; translated from the exons ATGTCGGAAAGGGATTCCCCCATTGGCGAGCATGCCAACGAGCCCGTCAACGAcggccaagagcaagaataCGAAGATGCTATCGCCGCCGCTGATTCTGATCGCGACTCCGATGCGCTGTCCGAGGTAGACGAGGATCAGTTCGAGGATTACGACCCAGAAACGGCCAACATCGAGGACCGTCCCGTCGACATTGACGAAGATGTTGCTCGCACATTGAAAGCTACAAAGCGAAAGCGTGCAGACGGAGAAGCCCCAAAGAAACCACGTGAAGGCCGCCGAGATAAGAAGCGCCgagatcgagatgaagatgttgatatgGATGATGCAGAGGATGGGGGCAAAAAGTCACGACGTTCAAGACGCGCTGCTGGTGATGGAGAGCGACGTCAACGTTCTAAGCCTGCTAGCCCAGAGccagagaaggaggagaactTGACGCCGGCGGAGCGAAAGCAGCGAGAGCTCGACCGAATGATAGATGCGGCaatcaagaagccaagcgGTCTCAAGCGcaggaagaaggatgagatt gatcttgaggacgaGATTGATGACCTTCTAGCGGATCTCAAGGTACAGATGGAACAGGCTTGTCAGGCTGATAACCAGGCTCGCGAGGCCGGCCAACCAGCTCTGCACAAGCTGAAGCTTCTCCCCGAGGTCACCGCTATCTTGAACCGAAACAACGTCCAACATGCCGTTCTGGACCCCGATACGAACTTTTTGCAGCACGTAAAGTTCTTCTTGGAGCCTCTGAACGATGGCTCTCTTCCAGCGTACAACATTCAACgcgacatcttcaacgctcTCGCCAAGATGAACATCGAGAAAGAGGCACTCCTCAGCAGCGGCATCGGAAGAGTGGTGGTGTTCTATACTCGTAGCAAGAAGCCCGAACCCAGTATCAAGAGAATTGCTACACGACTCCTGGGAGAATGGAGTCGACCTATCCTGAAACGAACCGACGATTACAAGAAGCGCCAGATCGAGACCCGTGACTACGATTATGA ATCTGCCAAGATGGCACAACGCCAGAAGACCAGCTCTCAATTCAGTCTTTCCCAGCGTCCTGCCGTCAACGCCAAAGATGCTGAGCGCGAACGTCTACTGGCCCCATCACGAGGTAACAACTCGGCGCGTATGGTCAACTTGCCTTCGAGCTACACTGTTGCTCCCCAGAGCACCTTTATGGGCTCGCAAAACTCCAGCCATCGTCCCCTTGGTGCAGGTGGTATGGAAGCTTTCCGCAAGATGGctcagaagagcaagaagagggcTAACTAA
- a CDS encoding probable dis1-suppressing protein kinase dsk1, with product MTSFLKSRSHQLSAMAHSPSSSSVDDAAENTADEEDSEDYCKGGYHPVQVGEKFKDGKYTVVRKLGWGHFSTVWLSRDNTNGKHVALKVVRSAAHYTETAIDEIKLLNKIVQAKPDHPGRKHVVSLLDSFEHKGPHGTHVCMVFEVLGENLLGLIKRWNHRGIPMPLVKQITKQVLLGLDYLHRECGIIHTDLKPENVLIEIGDVEQIVKRVVKPESAEKENNRNGRRRRRTLITGSQPLPSPLNTSFNQSNLFPSPNNHSSLAGVLNEAGKSSKEASPKPSDDAQKQREKSADLLSREVSGISLDKSNSPSATTGEKRKAEDAHAFDVISVKIADLGNACWVNHHFTNDIQTRQYRSPEVILGSKWGASTDVWSMAAMSGTKYGKDDDHIAQIIELLGPFPKSLCLSGKWSQEIFNRKGELRNIHRLRHWALPDVLREKYHFKEDEAKRIADFLTPMLELVPEKRANAGGMAGHVWLEDTPGMKGLKIEGLEVGGRGEGIDGWATEVRKR from the exons ATGACCAGCTTTCTCAAATCAAG ATCCCACCAGCTTTCCGCCATGGCCCACTccccctcttcctcgtccgtAGACGATGCCGCCGAAAATActgcagatgaggaggattcTGAAGATTACTGCAAAGGTGGCTACCACCCAGTGCAAGTCGgagagaagttcaaggatgGAAAATACACCGTTGTTCGCAAGCTAGGATGGGGTCATTTCTCAACCGTCTGGCTGTCCCGCGACAATACCAACGGCAAGCATGTCGCCCTCAAGGTCGTCCGTTCCGCTGCCCACTACACCGAGACCGCCATCGATGagatcaagcttctcaacaagattGTCCAAGCCAAGCCCGATCACCCCGGTCGCAAGCACGTTGTGAGCCTTTTAGACTCGTTCGAGCACAAGGGACCTCACGGCACTCACGTCTGTATGGTTTTTGAGGTGCTGGGGGAGAATTTGCTTGGGCTCATCAAGCGCTGGAATCACCGTGGCATTCCCATGCCTCTCGTCAAACAAATTACAAAGCAGGTTCTACTGGGCCTCGACTACCTCCATCGCGAATGCGGTATCATCCACACCGACCTCAAACCAGAAAATGTCCTCATCGAGATTGGGGATGTTGAACAGATCGTTAAACGCGTCGTCAAACCGGAATCTGCCGAAAAGGAGAACAATCGCAACGGACGTCGGCGTAGAAGGACTCTCATTACCGGCAGTCAACCACTGCCATCTCCCCTTAACACCAGCTTCAACCAGTCCAATCTTTTCCCCTCACCAAACAACCACTCTAGTCTTGCTGGTGTCCTGAACGAAG CAGGCAAGTCATCAAAGGAAGCATCTCCTAAACCATCCGACGATGCTCAAAAGCAACGAGAAAAGTCTGC CGATCTTCTCAGTCGAGAAGTCTCAGGCATCTCTCTAGACAAGTCAAACTCTCCCTCTGCTACAACAGGCGAAAAGCGCAAGGCAGAAGATGCGCACGCTTTCGATGTTATCAGCGTCAAGATTGCAGACCTGGGCAACGCCTGCTGGGTCAATCATCACTTTACCAACGACATCCAGACAAGACAATATAGATCACCCGAGGTCATTTTAGGTTCCAAATGGGGTGCCAGCACTGATGTATGGAGTATGGCAGCTATG TCAGGTACCAAGTATGGCAAGGACGATGACCACATTGCTCAGAtcatcgagcttcttgggcCATTCCCCAAATCTCTATGTCTCAGTGGCAAGTGGAGTCAGGAGATCTTCAACCGAAAGGGAGAATTGCGAAACATCCACCGGCTGCGGCATTGGGCTCTACCAGATGTGCTACGCGAGAAGTATCACTTTAAGGAAGACGAAGCAAAGCGTATCGCAGACTTCCTGACCCCAATGTTGGAGTTAGTACCCGAGAAACGAGCCAATGCTGGCGGCATGGCAGGCCACGTCTGGTTGGAGGATACACCTGGCATGAAGGGGTTGAAGATTGAGGGCCTGGAAGTCGGTGGCCGCGGTGAAGGCATCGACGGCTGGGCGACGGAAGTGAGGAAGAGATAA
- a CDS encoding related to vesicular transport protein, which yields MFQRFKSAIDRTIAEEQARSQTAAQSRSPSRTRSTSSRKGDGTPAQRAKARKQAADAGDAPNPDPAVFEAAFVIDDESEPSRATTPMPPTAKDDSKTDNGDTQNNGSDEKNADGSKDEANSGKNQDGGDGASAAKSEATKSQELSPEIRQKLRKLEKLEATYPELLRSYRVAHRRATAIEPFEKALRENTPLTSISDPEALVEYLNQLNLRSDMVMQELKKVSTDKEELQKKHNETKERAKKLEEELAALKSGDSTQPKTDESEATKDDKHEDTPPDIPEKSKSPVSSVIGMFSPKHKPQKSLSEVTESITESKAKSEEFFSYDDEIPHLQADLTSKSEEIDKLKSEVESLQKELTTVKENSAGLVENLENATRELSESRDAAAAKESLQTQLDERNKEIESLNQRLEEAQKQLKQLEEDKSTHTAKVDELEVSLASSDKRASELDAELAKASNAKNISKKLIDDLNNQIELLKKEKTESQTKIDDLTKKLESKPAPVAPTPAATPAPTASQPVAAAGGGNKKKNKKKKGKGGAGGAAAPAVEAAVETPEPATPAEPEGNAELEAEIAKLKEEVAEKDTQIERLSKRRKTEEDLREEIESLQENLLTIGQDHVEAKEKIKELEAEKLELKTQIADLEKKIDSSASDAEVSTKLQSEMESLKTEYDELKEKTTTLQADLGAAQQLAQNRFKDLTDLREVLQKAQPELKSLRQESATLKTTKEELAAKTKELKDMEKREKDLKRDVERVQKLASDRETEIKGLLEKLATETNAKLRLEDAQRVSGRDLRRSEAEKVEISAKAEKTEAELKTVQEELSKLRPKVKELEEQMHKLKREKTAAQEEAEFKTQQYSNAQGLLSSMRDQTAEMSVQLKESKSQAESLEEELAEVQRLLQERTREGETMRRLLADVDERADNKVREMRARMEAAVEERDRIEDESSTLARRKTRETEDLKLKLKDLEREVKTLTHERDELEQREKEWRRRREELESVEEKAEAEADELRTTASQLRTALDASEKQVRDVEKQRAELRRMLEEARQRYEKVSKDLKSVQTRLVANSSRSSFDSVRSGSNGSPAAGGTPDTVYLKTILLQFLEQKDTKLRAQLVPVLGKLLRFDKTDEQKWQKAVQHIEVK from the exons ATGTTTCAGAGGTTCAAAAGCGCCATCGATCGGACAATCGCCGAAGAACAAGCCCGCTCTCAAACAGCTGCGCAATCCAGGTCCCCCTCGAGAACCCGCTCAACATCGTCGCGAAAGGGCGATGGCACACCAGCTCAGCGCGCAAAGGCTAGGAAACAGGCTGCCGATGCTGGCGACGCACCGAACCCAGATCCTGCCGTATTCGAGGCTGCTTTTGTGATTGACGACGAGAGTGAGCCGAGCCGAGCTACTACCCCAATGCCTCCTACTGCAAAAGACGATTCCAAGACCGACAATGGTGACACTCAGAACAACGGATCGGATGAAAAGAATGCAGATGGTTCCAAGGACGAGGCCAATTCGGGCAAGAATCAGGATGGTGGAGATGGCGCTTCAGCGGCCAAGTCAGAGGCGACCAAGTCTCAAGAGTTGAGCCCTGAGATCCGCCAGAAGCTGCGCAAActggagaagctcgaggcgACGTATCCCG AATTACTTCGATCTTACCGTGTTGCCCATAGGCGAGCGACAGCGATCGAACCATTCGAAAAGGCCCTCCGAGAAAACACCCCCTTGACTTCCATCAGCGACCCCGAAGCTCTTGTCGAGTATCTCAACCAACTGAACCTCCGAAGCGACATGGTGATGCaggagctgaagaaggtttCGACAGATAAGGAAGAGTTACAGAAAAAGCACAACGAAACCAAAGAAAGGGCCAAGAAAttggaggaggagcttgcgGCACTCAAGTCAGGAGACTCTACCCAGCCAAAGACCGACGAATCTGAAGCTACCAAGGACGATAAGCACGAAGATACTCCCCCTGATATCCCCGAAAAGTCCAAGTCTCCTGTTTCCTCTGTCATCGGGATGTTCTCGCCCAAACATAAGCCGCAAAAGTCTCTATCAGAGGTTACTGAATCCATTACTGAATCTAAGGCCAAAAGCGAGGAGTTCTTCTCTTATGACGATGAAATTCCTCACCTTCAAGCTGACCTCACGTCAAAGTCTGAGGAAATTGATAAGCTCAAGTCCGAGGTCGAGAGTCTCCAGAAGGAACTTACCACCGTTAAGGAGAACAGCGCTGGTCTGGTTGAGAACCTGGAGAATGCGACTCGGGAGCTCAGCGAGTCTCGCGATGCTGCCGCCGCCAAGGAGTCCCTACAGACCCAGCTTGATGAGCGCAACAAGGAGATTGAGTCTCTGAACCAACGATTGGAAGAGGCGCAAAAGCAACTCAAGCAgctggaagaagacaagagcaCGCACACAGCCAAAGTTGATGAGTTGGAGGTTTCACTTGCTTCATCAGACAAACGTGCAAGCGAATTGGACGCcgagttggccaaggcttCGAACGCAAAGAacatctccaagaagctgatCGATGACCTCAACAATCAGATCGAGctcctgaagaaggagaagactgAGAGCCAGACCAAGATTGACGATCTGACCAAGAAACTAGAGTCAAAGCCTGCTCCCGTTGCACCCACACCCGCTGCAACTCCAGCGCCTACGGCCTCACAACCTGTTGCGGCTGCGGGCGGTGgaaataagaagaagaacaagaagaagaagggcaagggtgGCGCCGGTGGTGCTGCAGCTCCAGCTGTAGAGGCCGCTGTGGAGACTCCTGAGCCAGCAACTCCCGCTGAGCCCGAGGGCAatgctgagcttgaggctgagatcgCGAAGCTAAAGGAGGaggttgctgagaaggaTACGCAGATCGAACGTTTGAGCAAGAGGCGCAAGACTGAGGAGGACCTGCGCGAGGAAATTGAGTCACTCCAAGAGAACCTGCTCACAATTGGTCAGGATCATgttgaggccaaggagaagattaAGGAGCTCGAGGCGGAGAAGTTGGAACTCAAGACACAGAttgctgatcttgagaagaagattgacTCATCTGCTTCAGATGCCGAAGTCAGCACCAAGCTGCAAAGCGAGATGGAGTCCTTGAAGACAGAATACGACgagctcaaggaaaagacgaCCACCCTGCAAGCAGACCTGGGCGCTGCTCAGCAACTGGCTCAAAACCGATTCAAGGATCTTACAGACCTACGTGAGGTGCTACAAAAGGCGCAGCCTGAGTTGAAGAGCCTGCGCCAGGAGTCTGCTACGCTAAAGACTACGAAGGAGGAGCTCGcagccaagaccaaggagctAAAGGATATGGAGAAGCGtgagaaggatctcaagcGAGATGTGGAGCGCGTCCAGAAGTTAGCCTCAGACCGCGAGACTGAGATTAAGGGTCTACTTGAGAAATTGGCCACCGAGACAAACGCCAAACTTCGTCTCGAGGATGCCCAACGGGTATCTGGACGAGACCTTCGCCgatctgaagctgagaaggttgagattAGTgcaaaggctgagaagacGGAGGCAGAGCTCAAGACAGTACAGGAGGAGCTCAGCAAGCTGCGACCCAAGGtgaaggagcttgaagagcAGATGCACAAATTGAAGCGGGAGAAGACAGCAGCGCAAGAGGAGGCTGAGTTCAAGACGCAGCAGTACAGTAATGCCCAGGGTCTGTTGAGTAGTATGCGAGACCAGACGGCGGAGATGTCTGTGCAGCTGAAGGAGTCCAAGTCGCAGGCTGAGTCactggaggaggagcttgctgaggttCAGCGACTACTTCAGGAGCGTACGCGCGAGGGCGAGACGATGCGACGATTGTTGGCTGATGTCGATGAGCGTGCCGATAACAAGGTTCGAGAGATGAGAGCGCGAATGGAGGCAGCTGTTGAGGAGCGAGATCGAATTGAAGATGAGTCGAGTACCCTTGCGCGACGCAAGACACGAGAGACGGAAGACCTGaagctgaagttgaaggacCTGGAGCGTGAGGTCAAGACTTTGACACATGAACGGGATGAGCTTGAGCAGCGCGAGAAGGAGTGGCGCCGACGacgagaagagcttgagtcGGTGGAAGAGAAGGCCGAGGCTGAGGCGGACGAACTCCGAACAACAGCATCACAGCTGCGAACAGCTCTCGATGCATCAGAGAAGCAAGTCcgtgatgttgagaagcagcGAGCCGAGTTACGACGAATGTTGGAGGAGGCAAGGCAACGATACGAGAAGGTATCCAAGGATCTCAAGTCGGTGCAGACCAGGCTTGTGGCCAACTCAAGCCGCAGCTCGTTCGATTCGGTGCGAAGCGGAAGCAATGGCTCGCCGGCCGCTGGCGGAACTCCAGATACGGTCTATCTCAAGACAATTCTACTGCAGTTCCTGGAGCAGAAGGACACCAAGCTAAGAGCTCAGCTTGTGCCGGTGCTGGGCAAGCTATTGCGCTTTGACAA GACGGACGAGCAAAAGTGGCAGAAGGCAGTGCAGCATATCGAGGTTAAATAG
- a CDS encoding related to NAD(P)H-dependent oxidoreductase, whose product MSGTQPASGGEHRDFSRDALFDLSGKVALVTGGGSGIGLMATQALAVNGAKVYITGRTKEKLDTVVEKYGKNIAGEIIPIQADVGNKEGIQKLYEEYSSRENCLCILVNNAGISSNSFQVEADSAQEMKENLFDNKDATFEDWNSTYNTNVTGLYFTTAAFLPLLQKSSEKHQGWSSTVINISSISGLIQKSQHHFAYNASKGAAVHLTRMLAAEIVSNKLKIRVNGIAPGVFPSEMTTDGSDEAQKSFIPKEKYAEKVPAGRAGKDQDMAATVLFFATNQYLVGQTVAVDGGYTIAAGQ is encoded by the exons ATGTCGGGAACACAACCAGCAAGTGGTGGCGAGCACCGAGACTTTTCCCGCGATGCTTTGTTTGACCTCTCAGGCAAGGTCGCTCTCGTAACAG GTGGTGGCTCTGGCATCGGCCTCATGGCCACTCAAGCCCTCGCTGTCAACGGCGCAAAGGTCTACATCACCGGCCGCAcaaaggagaagctcgacaCCGTCGTCGAGAAGTATGGCAAGAACATCGCCGGCGAGATCATCCCCATCCAAGCCGACGTTGGCAACAAGGAGGGTATTCAGAAGCTCTACGAGGAGTACTCCTCCAGGGAGAACTGCCTCTGcattctcgtcaacaacgcTGGTATCTCGAGCAACTCTTTCCAGGTCGAGGCCGATTCTGCGcaggagatgaaggagaaccTCTTCGACAACAAGGATGCTACATTCGAGGACTGGAACTCGACGTACAACACCAACGTTACGGGATTGTACTTCACCACTGCTGCTTTCTTGCCGCTTTTGCAGAAGAGCAGTGAGAAGCATCAGGGTTGGAGTTCAactgtcatcaacatcagttCCATCAGCGGTCTTATCCAGAAGTCTCAGCACCACTTTGCCTACAACGCTTCCAAGGGCGCAGCCGTGCATCTCACACGCATGCTCGCCGCTGAGATCGTgagcaacaagctcaagatccgcGTCAACGGTATTGCGCCTGGTGTCTTCCCCTCCGAGATGACCACCGATGGAAGTGATGAGGCGCAGAAGAGCTTCATCCCCAAGGAGAAGTATGCTGAGAAGGTTCCCGCTGGACGGGCTGGCAAGGATCAGGATATGGCTGCTACAGTGCTGTTCTTTGCTACGAACCAGTACTTGGTGGGACAgactgttgctgttgatggtggttACACTATTGCCGCTGGCCAGTAA